A single window of Cytobacillus dafuensis DNA harbors:
- a CDS encoding RicAFT regulatory complex protein RicA family protein: protein MAKYTKDDIVARAKELAQMIAETEEVDFFKRAEAQIQENEKVRSTISNIKGLQKQAVNLQHFGKQEALKKTEDKIDALQNELDEIPVVQEFKQSQVEVNELLQLVASAISNAVTDEIITSTGGNLLSGETGSHIKNSSCSHH, encoded by the coding sequence ATGGCGAAGTATACAAAGGATGATATCGTTGCCCGTGCAAAGGAGCTTGCACAAATGATTGCTGAAACGGAAGAAGTAGATTTTTTTAAACGTGCTGAAGCTCAAATTCAAGAAAACGAAAAGGTTCGTTCAACTATTTCTAATATTAAGGGATTACAAAAGCAAGCTGTAAACCTTCAGCATTTTGGAAAACAAGAGGCATTAAAAAAGACAGAAGATAAAATTGATGCACTCCAAAATGAATTAGACGAAATTCCGGTTGTACAGGAATTTAAACAATCTCAAGTAGAAGTAAATGAATTGCTGCAATTAGTAGCATCTGCAATTTCGAACGCGGTAACAGATGAAATCATTACTTCAACGGGTGGAAACTTATTGAGTGGAGAAACTGGATCACACATAAAAAATAGCAGCTGTTCACATCATTAA
- a CDS encoding outer spore coat protein CotE, translating into MGEYREIITKAVVAKGRKFTQSNHTICPKHNPSSILGCWIINHKYEAKKVGKTVEVCGTYDINVWYSFDNNTRTEVVTERLEYKDVIKLKYRDPDCLDDHEVIARVLQQPNCSECVISPNGNKIIVHVEREFLVEVIGETKVCVSVHHGKCDCDDEDDEWGSEVDDEEFEELDPYFLVGDEEE; encoded by the coding sequence ATGGGAGAATACAGAGAGATTATAACCAAAGCGGTCGTAGCGAAAGGACGGAAATTTACGCAGTCCAATCATACGATTTGCCCTAAACACAATCCTTCAAGCATTCTTGGCTGCTGGATAATAAACCATAAATACGAGGCGAAAAAGGTCGGGAAAACAGTCGAAGTTTGCGGCACTTATGACATTAACGTTTGGTATTCCTTTGACAATAACACAAGAACAGAAGTTGTTACTGAACGTCTTGAATATAAAGATGTCATTAAACTAAAATACCGTGACCCAGATTGTTTAGATGATCATGAAGTAATCGCACGGGTATTACAACAGCCGAACTGCTCTGAATGTGTCATTTCCCCTAACGGAAATAAAATCATCGTTCATGTAGAGAGAGAATTCCTCGTTGAAGTCATCGGAGAAACAAAGGTATGTGTATCTGTTCATCATGGAAAATGCGATTGTGATGATGAGGATGATGAGTGGGGATCAGAAGTCGATGATGAGGAATTTGAAGAGTTGGATCCGTATTTCTTAGTAGGAGACGAAGAGGAATAG
- a CDS encoding LysE family translocator — protein MDNYLLFVFMSILLIILPGPDTAIITKNTISNRKAAGMKTTFGTLTALLIHTLAAVFGLSALILKSAFLFSILKYVGAIYLIFLGCKSIIILMKKQNHASDANDHQRKYENKSFFRQGFLTNLLNPKVAVFFLTFLPQFAGKGDNALLEFLALGLTYTVLTLFWFLIYIYLINLISEFMKKPSTIRVVEGLTGGVLILFGIKLAFEQN, from the coding sequence ATGGACAATTATTTGCTATTTGTCTTTATGTCTATTCTGCTTATAATTCTACCAGGACCCGATACAGCGATCATTACAAAGAACACGATATCGAATCGAAAAGCAGCAGGTATGAAAACAACTTTTGGCACACTTACAGCACTCCTAATTCATACTCTCGCTGCCGTGTTTGGTCTATCTGCACTTATTTTAAAATCAGCTTTTCTTTTTTCAATATTAAAATATGTAGGAGCCATTTATTTAATTTTTCTAGGATGTAAATCGATAATAATTTTAATGAAAAAACAAAATCATGCTTCTGATGCAAATGATCATCAAAGAAAATATGAGAATAAATCTTTTTTTCGTCAAGGATTTCTAACAAATCTACTCAATCCAAAGGTGGCCGTGTTTTTTCTTACCTTTTTGCCACAATTCGCTGGGAAAGGCGATAATGCTCTTTTAGAATTTTTAGCTTTAGGCTTAACTTATACGGTATTAACTTTATTTTGGTTCCTTATTTATATTTATTTAATTAACTTAATAAGTGAATTTATGAAAAAGCCTTCAACAATAAGAGTTGTCGAAGGGTTAACAGGAGGGGTACTCATCCTATTTGGAATTAAATTAGCTTTTGAACAAAATTAA
- a CDS encoding PH domain-containing protein — translation MFKRVAADVLGLSDIGSVINPSDYDKVDADDYVLHEDNEKIYFLIKSKTDEYCFTNKALIHLDGTSAISKKRTLKRLSYKEHSISNVTLETAGTVDLDVEIKFVMGSEHYSIDVHKKHIEELKDLYKALIRISEICHENEVSMGYAEKSLNLTSNTFSRSAIPQDHNLVDNFRIINETAFNWLMNSRKKYCVKDFGFVFEKYINN, via the coding sequence ATGTTTAAACGAGTAGCGGCAGATGTATTAGGTCTTAGTGATATCGGAAGTGTAATCAATCCATCTGATTATGATAAAGTGGATGCCGATGATTATGTACTTCACGAGGATAATGAAAAAATTTACTTTCTGATCAAATCGAAAACAGACGAATATTGCTTTACAAATAAAGCCTTAATTCATTTAGATGGTACAAGTGCCATAAGTAAAAAGCGAACTTTAAAAAGGCTTAGCTATAAGGAACACTCTATTTCAAATGTTACCCTTGAAACAGCTGGTACAGTTGATCTGGATGTTGAGATTAAGTTTGTGATGGGCTCTGAGCATTATTCAATTGATGTACACAAGAAGCATATAGAGGAGTTAAAAGATTTATACAAAGCACTAATTAGAATATCTGAAATTTGTCATGAAAACGAAGTATCAATGGGATATGCTGAGAAGAGCTTAAATCTTACATCTAATACTTTCAGTCGCTCTGCGATACCTCAAGATCATAATCTAGTTGATAATTTTAGAATAATAAATGAAACGGCATTCAATTGGCTTATGAATAGCAGAAAAAAATATTGCGTCAAAGACTTTGGATTTGTTTTTGAGAAATATATTAATAATTAA
- the mutS gene encoding DNA mismatch repair protein MutS — MAAYTPMIQQYLRVKAEYEDAFLFFRLGDFYEMFFDDAIKASQELEITLTSREGGTEERIPMCGVPYHAAPNYIEQLVERGYKVAICEQTEDPKQAKGVVRREVVQLITPGTMMEGKVLHDKENNYIASITHFEDDTFGFAYNDLSTGETKVSLLSSGFDEVLNELSVSGAKELVVESSFNEEWKRKIKERSVMTFSFEDDCSPMDQYHHLLEEVNQDKLRQTIARLFNYLYRTQKRSLDHLQKGTIYQPHHYLKIDYFSKRNLELTETIRSKGKKGSLLWLLDETQTAMGGRLLKQWVDRPLVNEDEIISRQKLVETFINAYFEREELREKLKEVYDLERLAGRVAFGNVNARDLVQLRRSLLQIPELKDLLKNLSSAEAETLSERLDPCEEIVDLLESAIMDNPPLSIKDGNMIKDGYHEELDKYRDATRNGKTWIALLEKQEREKTGIKSLKVGYNRVFGYYIEVTKANLHLLQEGQYERKQTLTNAERFVTPELKEKEALILQAEEKSIELEYELFTAVREHVKEFIPRLQSLAKSVSALDVLQCFATVSEKRHYVKPVFSKEHRIMIKDGRHPVVEKVMNAQEYVPNDCYMDAEREVLLITGPNMSGKSTYMRQIALTAILAQIGCYVPASEAVLPIFDQVFTRIGAADDLISGQSTFMVEMLEAKNAIVNATQNSLILFDEIGRGTSTYDGMSLAQAIIEYIHHRIGAKTLFSTHYHELTVLEEELTRVKNVHVSAIEQNGKVVFLHKIKEGAADKSYGIHVAQLAELPEELINRANEILTRFEQQDEQINSVKEKEFSNAAKSNTQLSFFEDQSEVKESAFSSKEKSVISKVKTLDILEMTPMQALNTLYELHKKLKG, encoded by the coding sequence ATGGCAGCTTATACGCCAATGATACAGCAATATTTACGAGTAAAGGCAGAGTATGAGGATGCCTTTTTATTTTTTCGTCTCGGTGATTTTTATGAGATGTTTTTTGACGATGCTATCAAAGCATCACAGGAATTAGAGATTACATTAACAAGCAGGGAGGGCGGCACGGAGGAACGCATTCCAATGTGTGGTGTGCCTTATCATGCTGCTCCAAATTATATCGAACAATTAGTAGAACGCGGGTATAAAGTAGCGATTTGTGAGCAAACAGAAGATCCGAAGCAAGCGAAGGGTGTAGTAAGGAGAGAAGTCGTTCAGCTGATTACACCAGGAACGATGATGGAAGGCAAAGTCCTGCATGATAAAGAAAACAACTATATAGCTTCCATTACACATTTTGAAGATGACACATTTGGCTTTGCCTATAATGATCTTTCTACAGGTGAAACAAAGGTTTCTCTGCTAAGCTCAGGATTTGATGAAGTATTAAATGAGCTTTCTGTTTCTGGGGCAAAGGAATTAGTAGTTGAATCCAGCTTTAACGAGGAATGGAAGCGAAAAATAAAAGAGCGTTCTGTCATGACTTTTTCATTTGAAGATGATTGCAGCCCTATGGACCAATATCATCATTTACTTGAAGAAGTGAATCAAGACAAGCTACGTCAAACCATTGCAAGACTATTTAACTATTTATATCGTACGCAAAAAAGAAGCTTAGACCATTTGCAAAAAGGAACAATCTATCAACCTCATCATTACCTTAAAATTGACTATTTTTCAAAGCGGAATTTAGAACTGACTGAAACGATTCGTTCCAAGGGGAAAAAAGGGTCATTGCTATGGCTGCTAGATGAAACGCAAACCGCAATGGGAGGAAGATTATTAAAGCAGTGGGTCGATAGGCCGCTTGTGAATGAAGACGAAATTATTAGCCGCCAGAAGCTTGTTGAAACCTTTATTAACGCTTATTTTGAACGGGAAGAGCTTAGAGAAAAATTAAAGGAAGTGTACGACCTTGAACGATTAGCAGGGAGAGTTGCGTTCGGAAATGTTAATGCACGCGATTTAGTCCAGCTTAGACGTTCATTACTTCAGATTCCTGAATTAAAGGACCTGCTTAAAAATCTATCAAGTGCCGAAGCTGAAACTCTTTCTGAACGTCTTGATCCATGTGAAGAAATTGTCGATCTTTTAGAAAGCGCGATAATGGATAACCCGCCATTATCCATAAAAGATGGCAATATGATAAAGGATGGGTATCATGAGGAGCTAGATAAGTATCGTGATGCTACCCGGAACGGGAAAACGTGGATTGCATTACTGGAGAAGCAAGAACGTGAAAAAACAGGAATTAAATCGCTAAAAGTAGGCTATAATCGAGTATTTGGCTATTATATAGAAGTTACGAAAGCGAATCTTCACCTATTACAGGAAGGCCAGTACGAAAGAAAACAGACACTAACTAATGCCGAAAGATTCGTCACACCAGAATTAAAGGAAAAAGAGGCACTCATTCTTCAGGCTGAGGAAAAAAGCATCGAGCTTGAATATGAGCTTTTTACAGCTGTTCGTGAACACGTAAAAGAATTTATTCCACGCCTTCAATCTTTAGCAAAATCAGTTAGTGCACTAGATGTTCTACAATGCTTTGCAACGGTAAGCGAGAAGAGACATTATGTAAAACCTGTCTTTTCAAAGGAACACCGGATAATGATAAAAGACGGCCGTCATCCCGTAGTGGAAAAGGTTATGAATGCACAAGAATATGTTCCAAATGATTGTTATATGGATGCCGAGAGAGAAGTGCTCTTAATTACAGGGCCGAATATGTCAGGTAAAAGTACGTATATGAGGCAAATTGCCTTAACGGCTATCCTTGCGCAAATTGGCTGCTATGTGCCGGCATCAGAAGCTGTACTGCCAATTTTTGATCAGGTTTTTACTAGAATCGGGGCAGCAGATGATTTAATTTCTGGACAAAGTACGTTTATGGTAGAAATGCTGGAAGCAAAAAACGCCATTGTAAATGCGACTCAGAATAGTCTCATTCTATTTGATGAAATCGGGCGTGGAACATCTACATATGATGGGATGTCCCTAGCTCAGGCGATTATTGAATACATCCATCATCGAATTGGTGCGAAAACATTATTTTCAACCCATTATCATGAACTAACAGTTTTAGAAGAAGAACTTACAAGAGTGAAAAATGTGCATGTAAGTGCAATTGAACAAAACGGAAAAGTGGTATTCCTTCATAAAATAAAAGAAGGAGCAGCTGATAAAAGTTACGGGATTCATGTCGCACAGCTCGCTGAATTACCAGAGGAACTAATAAATAGGGCGAATGAAATTTTAACTAGATTTGAGCAACAGGATGAACAAATTAATTCTGTGAAAGAAAAGGAATTTTCTAACGCAGCTAAGTCAAATACTCAGCTTTCTTTCTTTGAAGATCAAAGTGAGGTGAAGGAATCTGCCTTTTCCTCTAAAGAAAAAAGCGTCATAAGTAAAGTGAAAACACTTGATATTTTAGAAATGACACCAATGCAGGCATTAAATACTTTATATGAGCTTCACAAAAAATTAAAAGGTTAG